The Danio rerio strain Tuebingen ecotype United States chromosome 10, GRCz12tu, whole genome shotgun sequence genome contains a region encoding:
- the prdm15 gene encoding PR domain zinc finger protein 15, which translates to MAEQTPDEFIWCEDCGQYHDSECPELGPVVTVRDSFVLSRARSSLPDSLEIRLAEEGKEGVFVLRRLVRRTRFGPFEATRTSSLQTEGAFPLKIFQKDGSVVCFDTSNEDDCNWMMLVRPATDHKHQNLTAYQQDDDVYFNTSQDVLPGTELRVWYGAFYAKKMDRPVLRPPLLPPQPELPSNKPGDSPMKAPPPENLPVPDQLLCQTPAPAEDPPVPQVTEALSQNNTAIIAPIQPEPAKKQSRPRRTKTQKSVPSGAANSAQEAPVAESNEQPLSTVAPDVPLSVLDVQEVMVSVDPLPLKTSRLTRSPISSGKPILRKRTLRPGGDHKRVYQCCLCNKVFQNSSNLNRHIRSHGDKCFKCDECDKMFSRKESLKQHISYKHSKNEPDIEYRYKCSTCEKSFRVENALRFHNCRTDDKTFQCEICSRFFSTNSNLSKHKKKHGEKLYACEICNKMFYRKDVMQDHQRRHVVGPKNLKREELEVNGEEGSKYRKEPSACPICGKVFSCRSNMNKHLLTHGDKKYTCEICGRKFFRVDVLRDHIHVHFKDIALMDEQEREDFIKKIGISMEESDDSSDEEDEKNDPEHHKYSCKKCQVTFAKGRDYLKHIMEMHKEKGYNCTMCNRRFALKATYNAHLVIHRDHLPDPAVQKYIHPCEMCGRIFNSIGNLDRHKIIHTGVKSHCCEQCGKSFARKDMLKEHLRVHDNVRDFLCAECGKGMKTKHALRHHMKLHKGIKEYECKECNRKFAQKVNMLKHYKRHTGTKDFMCELCGKTFSERNTMETHKLIHTVGKTFSCSVCDKKYVTQYMLQKHTQLTHEKVEAQSCHLCGTKVSTRASMNRHMRRKHPEIVAVRLSEFDISEPSTVDASTISIAQPPLTLDKSSLTEKVSRNSKKRAKLLPHEPELSDSDEYSDFTSKNTEFPAAVGDETNSAVQSIQQVVVLTDPSAPPVSSSSVNLTNITVTPITTPAPAQFSNLQPVAVSHLTPSDRPLTLDSSILTVTFDTVSGSAMLHNRPPDLQSEAVGTVGATAPQSVAHFINLTTFVNPLPHQLEQPALTWRPVAADGAHTASIDDPQTDTAAPQGPSDQPQTLPEQRHQIQTQVTGPAQQQTTAAPQMFSY; encoded by the exons atggccgagcagACACCAGATGAGTTTATTT GGTGTGAGGACTGTGGGCAGTATCATGACTCTGAATGTCCTGAACTGGGGCCTGTCGTCACAGTGAGGGACTCGTTTGTTTTGAGTCGGGCACG GTCGTCTTTACCAGACAGCTTGGAGATCAGGTTAGCTGAGGAGGGTAAGGAAGGTGTGTTTGTGCTTCGGCGGTTGGTCAGGAGGACTCGATTTGGCCCATTTGAGGCCACGAGGACTTCAAGCCTTCAGACTGAGGGGGCTTTTCCTTTAAAG ATATTCCAGAAGGACGGCTCAGTGGTGTGCTTTGACACGTCCAATGAAGACGACTGTAACTGGATGATGTTGGTTCGGCCTGCCACAGACCACAAACACCAGAACCTGACAGCCTACCAGCAAGATGATGATGTTTATTTTAATACGTCGCAG GATGTTCTACCTGGGACAGAGTTGAGAGTCTGGTATGGAGCGTTTTATGCCAAAAAAATGGATCGGCCTGTACTTAGGCCACCTTTACTTCCACCCCAACCAG AATTGCCATCCAACAAACCTGGAGACTCTCCAATGAAGGCACCACCACCAGAGAACCTTCCTGTCCCAGACCAGCTGCTCTGCCAAACTCCAGCACCAGCTGAAGACCCACCTGTCCCGCAGGTTACAGAGGCACTATCCCAAAACAATACTGCCATAATTGCTCCGATTCAACCAGAGCCAGCCAAAAAGCAAAGCAGACCAAGACGGACAAAAACACAGAAATCTGTGCCAAGTGGAGCAGCTAATTCTGCTCAAG AAGCTCCTGTTGCCGAGTCCAATGAGCAGCCTCTCAGTACTGTGGCTCCTGATGTCCCTCTTTCTGTGCTGGACGTCCAGGAGGTCATGGTTAGTGTAGACCCTCTGCCACTCAAAACATCCCGCTTGACACGCTCCCCCATCTCATCTGGAAA ACCTATTCTGAGAAAGCGAACTCTTCGTCCGGGTGGTGATCATAAAAGAGTTTACCAGTGCTGCCTCTGCAATAAAGTGTTTCAGAACAGCAGTAACCTCAACCGACACATCCGCTCCCATG GAGACAAGTGTTTTAAGTGTGACGAGTGCGACAAGATGTTCAGTCGAAAAGAGAGTCTTAAACAGCACATATCCTATAAACACAGCAAGAATGAG CCTGACATTGAGTATAGATACAAATGTTCAACCTGTGAGAAATCCTTCCGAGTGGAAAATGCCTTAAGATTTCATAACTGCAGGACAG ATGACAAAACGTTCCAGTGTGAGATTTGCTCCAGGTTTTTCTCCACTAACAGTAACTTGTCCAAACACAAAAAGAAACACGGAGAGAAGCTGTACGCCTGTGAAATCTGCAATAAGATGTTTTACCGCAAAGACGTCATGCAGGACCACCAGAGGCGACATGTCGTTG GCCCGAAGAACTTGAAACGTGAGGAGCTTGAAGTCAACGGTGAGGAGGGAAGCAAATACAGAAAGGAGCCTTCAGCGTGTCCTATTTGTGGAAAG GTGTTTTCATGTCGGAGTAATATGAACAAACATTTACTGACCCACGGGGACAAGAAATACACCTGTGAGATCTGTGGTCGCAAGTTCTTCCGTGTGGACGTCCTGAGAGATCACATCCACGTGCACTTTAAG GACATCGCCCTAATGGATGAGCAGGAGCGAGAGGACTTCATTAAGAAGATTGGCATCTCTATGGAGGAGAGCGACGACAGCTCTGATGAGGAAGATGAGAAGAACGATCCCGAACATCACAAATACAGCTGCAAGAAATGTCAG GTGACATTCGCCAAGGGCCGTGATTACTTGAAACACATAATGGAAATGCATAAGGAAAAAGGTTACAACTGCACGATGTGTAATCGCCGCTTTGCTCTGAAAGCCACATACAACGCTCATCTAGTTATTCACCGAGACCACCTGCCTGATCCTGCAGTGCAGAA ATATATTCATCCATGTGAAATGTGTGGACGGATCTTTAACAGCATCGGGAACCTGGACAGGCACAAAATCATCCACACAG GTGTGAAGAGCCATTGCTGTGAACAGTGTGGAAAGTCGTTTGCCAGGAAAGACATGCTGAAGGAGCATCTGAGAGTTCATGATAACGTCAGAGACTTTCTGTGTGCAGAATGTGGAAAAG GTATGAAGACAAAACATGCTCTACGGCATCATATGAAGCTGCACAAGGGAATCAAAGAATACGAATGTAAAGAGTGTAACCGCAAATTCGCCCAAAAGGTCAACATGCTGAAGCATTATAAAAGACACACAG GCACAAAGGACTTCATGTGTGAACTGTGCGGGAAGACGTTTAGCGAGAGAAACACAATGGAGACGCACAAGCTTATTCATACAG TTGGAAAGACGTTTTCATGCTCCGTGTGTGACAAGAAGTACGTGACGCAGTACAtgcttcagaaacacacacagttgACCCATGAGAAGGTGGAAGCTCAGAGCTGCCATCTGTGCGGCACCAAAGTCTCCACACGGGCCTCCATGAACCGCCACATGCGCCGAAAACATCCCGAG ATCGTGGCGGTACGATTGAGTGAATTTGATATTTCAGAACCATCAACAGTCGACGCCTCCACCATCAGTATTGCACAG CCTCCTCTGACTCTGGACAAAAGCTCTCTTACTGAAAAAGTCTCCAGGAACTCCAAGAAGAGGGCAAAACTCCTTCCTCATGAGCCCGAGCTGTCAGATTCAGACGAGTACAGCGACTTCACCAGCAAAAACACTGAGTTTCCTGCTGCTGTGGGAGATGAAACCAACTCTGCCGTACAGAGCATTCAGCAG GTGGTAGTGTTGACCGACCCCAGCGCCCCTCCGGTGTCTTCCAGTTCAGTCAATTTAACCAACATCACCGTGACCCCCATCACAACCCCTGCTCCTGCCCAGTTTAGTAACCTGCAGCCGGTGGCTGTCAGTCACCTTACTCCATCTGACCGGCCGCTCACTCTAGACAGCTCCATCCTCACTGTGACCTTTGACACTGTCAGCGGCTCAGCCATGCTGCACAACCGGCCGCCAGATCTCCAGTCCGAGGCTGTGGGCACGGTGGGGGCCACGGCTCCACAATCGGTTGCACATTTTATCAACCTCACCACCTTCGTCAACCCCCTTCCCCATCAGCTGGAGCAGCCTGCTTTAACCTGGCGGCCCGTGGCAGCCGATGGAGCTCACACCGCCAGCATAGATGACCCTCAGACAGACACAGCGGCCCCTCAAGGGCCTTCGGATCAGCCACAAACACTCCCAGAACAAAGACATCAGATTCAGACGCAAGTCACAGGACCTGCTCAACAGCAGACCACCGCTGCGCCACAGATGTTCAGCTACTGA